The following is a genomic window from Platichthys flesus chromosome 13, fPlaFle2.1, whole genome shotgun sequence.
GTGAGGCTTTCTCCCACTTCAGAGCTCCTTGTTTCCTCTTGATGTAGTGAAGAGACTCTGGCAGGCGGTTGTAATCCACTGGGCCACCTGGTAGATTTGAATAGAATTTTGAGCACATGTTAAAATTACCATGTTAAATGACTTGGCATTGCATTTTACTGAGCCTTCACAACGAtcagtgggggaaaaaaacatgtttccctGTTACACACTTCAGAACGGCTGGCCCATGCAGTTGTTGCTGTAACGCTCAACCTTGGGACTGtgccaaatcaaatcaatcaatcagtcaaattttatttgtatagcccgtATTCACTAATCACGATTTTTCTCATAGGACTTTAACAAGATGTGacttcctctgtccttaaccccttaacaagagtgaggaaaaactattaaaaaacccttttaacaggggaaaaagaacgtagaaacctctgagagagccacatgtgagcgATCCCTCATCCCAGgtcaagtgtaaaggagaacatcatcaagataagggtatttgcagcattgattagaataaacattttgaagcataactgaaggtcaatgaattgatggattactGTCAGTAAgggtcgagtatctgaggagaggagatatTGAGTCATATTGATGCTACACAAATAGTTTTGTTCTGAGTGGGCAGAGTCTTCCTCACCGATTTCCACCAGGATGACTCGGGTGTCGTTCTGCGTCAAAGCGTCGTAAATGCCTATTGTCTGTTCGTAGCACAGCTGGTTTTGGTCGTCGCATAATGGtgacatttcctctgtttgGACTTCAGTGGGAGATTTTGTCTCATGAGACAGTATGATGATCAGTCTGCAGCACTTCTGGAGAGTAGCAGCTATGACGTCATGCAAGGCTGTTAGAGATCAAACACAGGCAATGACGCATTTCCAGTTACggctacagttttttttttctactgtaGCAAACactataaagaaaatataacctGACCTTCTCCGGGGCAGTCGTCTCGTCCTCTGATATACAGGGAGTAGCCAtgtttcttctccagctcctcaggcAGGATATGCAGGGCAAAGTTCTCTGTCTCAGATGAGCTCAGGGTGTCTGGATGGAGGAAGCTCACATAACCATCGTAGAGTTTGCCATCTGGAGCTGAAGAGAAGAAAGCATTATCTCTGTGGAGCTTCAGATTAGGATCACCGTCACTATCACACTGTTTATGATTCACTTCATCTCTACGACAAGGTTTTgtaattaacttgtttttgtcatttttggtTCATTCCACCATTCTGATACACCCAGACTACTTTTCAACCAATAGATTTCATTATGTTACCTACGCCAAGGAGACTATATTTTTAAGATTGCACAAAAACAAGTGGTAGGATTTTCTTTGAAACTTGGGGAAAGGATGTGAATGGGTCAGGTAAAACAGCATTAATCAGATCTGAATGAGGTGGTAGATGCAGGAATTCgattttttcactttctataACATTGCTTGACAgggtgtgtgtgcaatttggtgcagagccatataaatatatggatctagtgaattaaaatgAAGCTCCATAATTggagtgttgggccttggcacaGAACTGTCATTTACTAACCAATGACTCAAATGAGTCATTCCCTGGAAACATTCAGTTCAAGGAGTCAACATTGAACTCACCTTGTTTGGAAAAATATCTCAACAGTTTCCTGTAAGCCAACACCACATCTAttttgaagaagaggaagccAGCAGCCAGGGCCAGAGAGGCTACGATGGCAGTAAGGCACAGAGCAATGGTGGTGTAGAAGGCACTGTGGTCggctggagagaggaggagtcagacAATTTATTCAACATGCAATGAGGGGAGACTTTCGGGAATTACCCAGTGGAAATGTCCTCTTGTCCCTTCTGCCACTGCAAACAGTCAGTGGTTTATAAGGTCTTTCGACACAGGTCAGGGGACGGAGCCAGGATTTCTtactttctttcacattttctctgtgattcatggatcatgatgaaaaacatttggaaggaatttggtgcagcttgattgaatttgaagagggacatattatgaaaattccacttttgtagtgcttctacaagttaatttgggtatctggcatgtctaccaaCCCAAAactatggaaaaaaacaactccctcgATTTGTTATGGTTCCACTATGTCAGAAACGCCATGCTTGAGTGTCTGCGAATGAGCTTCCGTATGCTTCCCTTGTCACAAGACAAATAGGAGTCtctctcgctgctgctgctacccgtcagacatctGAGTGGAGCTGGCTCATTAGCTTTTAAAGGAccaggcactcaaaacaggtcaatctaaggagggctgttttagacaggatAAAAAGCGTGCTGTTTTTAAacgatccttgtggtatttttaccaaaatgtGTTAGAGgaatttcattaagaccccaaggaaccatatcaacttgtggtaaaatgggcataatatgtcacCTTTCAGAGAAATCCGCTTTTGTTGCATTGGATCAATATTCAAGTTGATTTTTACTGCACAGCactgtcatgttttaaaaaaaagagcaacaaagaagagaagaaattaCCTTCTTGAAGCAGCACCAATCCGTCTTTCTTTCCTGTTCGGGTCATTATATGGCAATGAATGGGGACATCGAGGAAGAGACGAGGAACCTTAGAGATGGACAGAGTGGACAGACCGTACACCTTCCCACTATCACGAATACTAGAAGGGACAAGACCAGTCAGTCAGTGATAAATAAGTCAAACATGAGTGTTATGTTGCTTTTTCATTGCTTTTGCTCTGCTTTGTTTACAGCTAAAGTTTGCAGCAGGTCCAGACTGAGGGGcggattcatttttttctgatgCCGCTtttcaacattgtgagataggatgTGTTTAGCATTTTCATCAATTTCCCCCTGGAATGATTCCTGGATTTTGCCGAAAACAATTAGTCATATTTAGGTCACGCAGGTTCAAATGTTAATTGcaacagtagaacaggtttgtgtttggcgtcCTGGCTCcgacttaatcactcccccagaTATGATTACATACATATGATGGGATtgatgagcaaatatttatAACCCCCCTAGTCAGGGCCTTCAGGTTGATGCTGGGGTGTTGGAGGGGCTTAAGCAACTGGCAGCAATACTGACGTCCCAACAGAGCAAGAAAAGTGATTGATGGGACATTTTCTCTGCTAAAATAGACCACCTAATCATCTATAATGGGTATGTTTCTGTATAtagtttaagattaagatgcatttatttgtcccaaacacatgcacagacatgcacaggcacactcatgcaggtaaggaaatgtaacctctgcttttgacccatctggtgcaggacacacagagcagtgagcgactaTGTACGGCaaccggggagcagatgttcacATGGGTTGTGGCTCCATTTCTGTCTGACTCTTCTTTTCCGAGGAAGTGTCAGTATAAATATTACAAGCTTATTCCATGAAAAAGTGTGACAGTTGGCATTACTCACAATTTCCAGGACTCCTTGAGTCCCTCATGCTCCTCAGTGAATGTCCCACCAATAGTCCAGTACATGTAGGTGATATGGTCCTCACTTCCAACTATGAGGGCCTTACACTCCAGCTCGGCTCTCATACCTGCTTGTCAGTGAAATGAGTAAACAAAGCAGCTGTTACTCTGCAAGTTTAATTAGGTCACAAGGCAACAGTAAAGCCCTTTATCACAGAATCGCCTGTATCTCAGCATATCTAGTGATTCATCTTTTTCGCCCCCTTACAGtgatactgtatatacacacctggcaggtactaccaagccaggcagttttcaggttagtggccagtctaaaagcagcATTTACATCACCCATTGACAGTAGGATGTTTGGATGAAGATTGGGCCGATgtatttgtcatacatatgaatggtgtttctacgtatgcaaattaggacatattcaataagtgtggagctcatttgcatattcgaatttatttcaaaagaaacttgtaatacaaaaaaagttacttttcatgTATTCTTTTACcttgtaaagttttattgtggtaggagtaaaggaaaaaaatagcccCATTGGGGTGTATTTTTGCCCGGCCTTATTGGCCCACATCTTGCTtggattgatgagaattaaacacatttcctcaactaggatttctaaggacttttagtatgttgtttgggacacctcatagaaatgatctttgctgaaatcttttttttacaattaattcGATTTTTGTCTGCAAAATGAGTTACTTTTCCTGGACTACTAGTCAAGGGCATGACTTGGGACAACAAATGAAAATTGGCTTGGTGATTCATCAAGCACTGTCCCTATACAATGagcaatcaaataaataaacctgcaGTCATGTTTGCAGATGTCACACTGTAAACTCAAAGCTGAAAGCAGGTGTATCTCTATCATAGTGGTCATAGTTTGTGACAGAGCGTTACTTGCCCACTTCAACCAGGACCACTTGTCCTCTTGGGAACAGCAGCTCCGGTTCTGCAATTTTTGTAATATCTGTAAGTGTGACAGAAAATAATACGCTACATTACGATACAATACTACTGAAAACAACTGTAAAGGCCATATAAACCAAGttgacagaaacacaatgaGTGATCTGAAAACTTGCTGCTGGTAATCCTAAAAAAGCGTTTATATTTTGCATCAAATATTAGGATTATggaaacattttattcaaaaatTTCTGATGTGATATTACGATATTACGAccataatattacaactttattctagAAATCTCGCATAGTTTCCACAATAACTAAAATGGTCTCTTATGTCTCACAAATTCTAATAGAACAATGAGTAGTTTCAGTCATTCAAGTTACTTTAGTGACCTACAGTACAAACCTGTCATGGTCAGCTGGATGCTACGTGCTGCTGTGTAGGTCCTCCCATCCAGGCTAACATCGACCAGGCAGGtgtaattcccagcatcctcctTTGAGGCCGGATGCAGCCGCATGTAGCCGTCCTCCTTCAAAGACATCGGCTTAATTAGGCGGCAGTcctacacacagaaatacatgcACTGTAAGGAAGTTGTAACCCACTATAAGTGTTTAAAATCAATTTGTAAATAACTGTTATTCCTCATGTAGACCCACATCAGTAGATATTTGCATGTAACATGTAACAAATGAGTAAAATACAGCTAGAGATATAACTACTGTTAACATTGTTAATATTCTAGTAAGGTTTCCTTATCGTGTGTATTGGCTGGACACTAAAAACGAATCATGCAGAGGGACTGTCCTTGAGAATGTGGATAACTGATGTTGGTTTAGTTAAGCTGTCAAGTACCTCACGTTGAGAGAATGGGTTTTGGATTATCTAACATTGCTGAGCCCCTTCCACACCCAGTCGTGTTTCGACAACAGCAGCACTATGGGGACCAGTGCAAATCAACAGAAAATGAGGCAGATGACGGTAATTTAAACATCACTTACTATAGATGTGTTTGGGGTAGTGTTGCATTTGCATGATCAACAGAACATAAAAACCATGGGGTCGTTTTTACCTTCATCCATCTTATGCTCTTGCTGTTATTCAGGTGGAAgatctctctctgtttgcagGGAAGACCTGGACTGACTCCGCTCGAGGTTGAAATGCTTTCAGATGGATCAGGACACTCTCCGGACGACACCGACAACCCAAAGTTCCTCTTCAATGGTCCAGTCTTGTACCTGGTGTTGTTAGTGTTGTATGGTGTTATTAGTGTTGGATGATGTTGTTAGTGTTGGTGTTGGATGGTGTTGTTAGTGTTGGTAAGTGTTGGATACTGTTGTTAGTGTTTGGTAGTGTTGGATGCTGTAGGATGCTGTTGTAAGAGTTGGATGCtgtttgatgctgttgttaGTGTTTGTTAATGTTGGATGCTGTAGGATATTGTTATTAGTGTTGGATGCTGTTGTTAGTGTTTGTTAATGGTGGATGCTGTAGGATATTGTTGTTAGTGTTGGATGCTGTTGGTTAGTGTTGGATGCTGTAAGATGTTCCCACAGCCACTATGACACTTGTGTTTTATACCTTTTCACACAGGTGTAGGTTCCAGCATGAGAAGTCTGCACAGGTAGAAACCACAGTAGCCCAGCCCGGACCTCCACTCCACTGGGCAGGCTCCCATTCTGAGTCCCTGCTCTGCTCCAGGTCACGTTGTTGTGAGCATGTCCAAAGTGACACTTCAGCAAGAGGAGGCGTCCTGCACTcgcatggtgggtctctgtctCCCCACTGTGGTCTGGATGGGACGGTGCAAAGGGAAACCAGTCATTTGTGATTCATCGTTCAATGGTAAAAACCTACGCTGGAATGGGTACGCACTGCAAAGTAAGAATACACAGGCAAACAGAAAAAGCATGTGCAAATTAAAGGTCTAGTGTGTAATATTTACAGGAAAGGAATCTACCGGCAGCAattgaatataatataacactagtgatgtttttgctagtgtgtttcatctaaattgtataaattgttgttttatctaCCCTAGAATAAGccctttatattcaaattaCATTAGGAGTGAGTCCtttctatggaggccgccatgttttttacagtagcccagactggacaagctaaacaccttttgagttttaatgacaacTGAAGACTACCACAGGTTATCTCTCATGTttggatggggaggaggaggaggtgaggggtgttcagctgcaacatgacacttcaccactggCCAACATAGCACATGTAAATACAGAAATGCGCTGCAAATTAAAGAGAAGACTGGAAATTATTTAAAGCCTTTGAATTTTTAACTGATTTAAAGTCTTTGAATACCAACTTTTTAACTGATTCTAAGCATTTTAATGCCTTATTTTGAATGCAAGCagtgcttttatattttttctttcttatttctgctttgacatgttttattcagttgTATCCCCCTTGTTTTTAGTAATGCACTTTGTCAGTCTTTTGTGTTATAGAAAAactttgttattattgttattgttattcagTAAACTGACGGCAAAGGTTGAAAATGCagatgattgatttatttattcatagcCCTTTGACACAGGCTTTATTCACATGTAGATTAAGGTTAGAGTTGAGAAAACATTACTCACTTCTTCCTTCTATATATCTTCAGACCAAGCTGCTTTAGGCTGCTGTAGTTGTGTAGAAAATTGACCTTTGGCGTTAGGTGTCTCTGTCTGATTTAATAAAGAGGGGATTTTCATTGTGCAACCAGACTCCAGCTCAATAATTTCCTCTTGAACACAATCCTGACCTGTTTCAGGTACGGGACTTCCTGGAGACTCAACCATAAAAGTGTGAGAGTAAATATTTGCCTCCTTTGACCTATTTAATTCATAGGAGGCTGCAGGTTGAAAAAAACCCACTGACTCAGCAAACATTTCAAACGCAATATCCGTTGAAATGGCTGTTACATTCTTGATATGGACGATTTTATAAGTGAGGCCAGATGTCCCTTTTCCCCACAATCATTGGGCGTAAAAGTTATTGTGTACCTTCATTGATACATATCATACATCAATATGAACAAGGAACAAACGGCTCTCTCATTTAACAAGCTTCAGTTAATCAGAGATGTGCTGCTGTAGTCAGGAGGTGTAAGTAACACGCACGTCAGCTTGGACAAAGTCTGTGTCGTGTgtaacaataacacaacatgcTAAACAGTTAGAACTTTATGCACAAGAGATTTTTTGTTATTATCTTCATCAAAGAGGTTAGGTTTTCACTCCTGTCCGTTTGTTAGTGATGATGTGTTATGGGTCGGGAAAGAACCCATTTAATTATGATCCGGATCTGGATAAATAATTCAGACAATGAAAATACTCCTTATTACTACATCTTCAGCTCAGCTCTGGAAACTGTTTCTTCAATCATTCTGTTTGAGTGAAGACCTTGTATGCAACTCTGAGACTCTCTTAGTCTGGGAATCATTTCCTGATTCAATTAGATTTATATTTATCAATATAATGTAGTGTACAAGAGCTGTGAGAAGGTTTAAATACTGATCTCAGGTTTTCGACATTTTTGGTTGTCCATAAAGAGCCTTATTATTATGGATTTCTGCAGACCGATGCCTATATAAGGGAGAAAAAATGGCTCCTGAATGTTCTTCCTAAATATTAGAATATTAAATATGGATTCCGTAAGATGTCAATATGTCAAAGcctcatgacaaagaaatttaATCGAGATATTATATTGAAagcacaaatacaataaaaaatatggCTAAATTAACACAATCTTATTCATGTAAAATAATATTGATATATACAGGGTAATTAGTAAGAGCTTTTTGAtgcatagaataaaaaatggtttACTGACACCTTTGTGTAGTTCTGTGTTACTTTATGCTTTGTGAGAGTGGTTgagaaataatgaataaatattataatgtatatatttatgaaacAACTACTTATGTAAGTGAGTTCATCGAAATGATTTGTCGTGATTTTGTGCTGTCTCTCTCTTGAAGCGAAACTCTGAACAATCACGTTTCTCATGTGCTTGTTTGACAGGTTGCAaacaggaaatgtcacaataacGTTGCAACACAGGCCATAATTTCACAAACTCTGCATATATAAAGCCCTTTCCTATAAACACTGCATCTCATATTACAGGTCAGGAGCTAAAAACAGTTCATGGGGTTCAGCTTCACCTCTTTCATTAACCAACAAAGGTTTTCCTGTTGATTCTTTGACTGGAACAACATTGAAACTAGCAACACTCAAACCTCAGAGTCAGTAAAAATGACAAGTTAaacaacatctgtgtgttttgcGTCAGAATGTTGACATTCATTTCCAACAGCAGAGGTTTTTGTTAGTGTCAGAGGGAGATTTGTGATGATCAGTACTCACTGTTTGCCGCAGCGAATGTCAGCAGCAGTGCAGCCAACAAGCAGCAGACCCAGCCTGTCCCCTCCAGGACTCTCATTTTCAGGTCTAGACAGGTAACATTTCGTAAGGTTTCTCTAAAATTTCTCGCACATGGCTTATGTTCCCAAACACCGGTTTCTTGACACGTGACTGACAGCCCTGTGACACAAGCAGACGCCACTGAAAGGGAACTAGGACATGCCTTCTTCCTACACACAAAGAAGGCAGGGCTAAAGCTCTCTCTGTGAATTCCCAGGAAGTTCCACAGCTTGGGTGGAAGAGGTCAAACACTTAAAGACGCTCTATGTGTTGATATCAATGGTTTTATCTGACGTCACCTATATTAAGCTCTGTCACTATATCTTGGTGCAGGGTGttctgggttcaaatcccagtttgaCATGGGTTTTCTTTGGGTACTCCTGCTTCCTCCTACgttccaaagacatgcagggcAGGTTAATGAATGAAAGAAGTGATCGTGATGATCCATGTTGCTGTGGTCAAATAGATTTGCTTAGTGGAAGATCTTGGAAGGAGTGGTAcccttatcttatctcatctaaCAAAAGAAACAATGGAACACCATTTAGAACCattaagaaatgaaaagagataACACTTGCCCAAAATTCCTCCCCTTCACATACCATTCAGATATCAGCTTTATATGTTTCTTCCTCTTAAGTAGAACCAATTAAAGTTACTAAATATCTCTCTTCTGTATCACAGAGCTGTTTTAAATCCTTCTGTAGTGAATAAAAGCTTTTCTTAGGGTTTAATCCACCAGATATTTGCACCTAAgtgattttgtatttatataatctGCTGCCGAAAAACTGCAAATGGAACCAGGATTAATATATATGGTATTTAATTACTATATAAACACCAGAGTTAATATGATACTAATACTGACTTTTACTAATAATGACAGtgaataaagaaacaataatcacaaaaaaagtaatttatattTACGGTGCGTGACATCACAGAGTAAAATTCCTTAAACAGCTAATTTAGGAGAGGATGATGATAATTTGAATCGACCAGGTTGAGAGCTGTTGTAGAAGGCTGCTTGTCAAGTTGCATCGAGATTCTGAGTAGCTGCGTGGTTTCCCCTCCTCCTGTCCTGCATAAAACTTCAAACTGAAATATGTACAACTCATTCTGCACATAGTGATTCACCCCCAGCTCAGAAGAGCTTTCAAATGTAGGGCACCAGACCTCAATCACTTCCGATTATGAACGTTACCCTATTTCCATCATGTAGCCCAATTTGACTTGTAAGATGTGACTTTTACAGGTACTTCTTCATTAAAACTGATGAGAACCTTTTTATTATGAGAACCTTTCAGCGAAGAACATGAATATGTTGCAAAATCCACTGCAAAAATCTTGCAATGCAAAAGACAGGAACAGAAAAATATCCAGATTAGTGTTTCATAACAATACCTGAAAAAGttcatcattaaataaaaataattattgcaATGAGCCATTTCTGCatacagtatttttatttttaacgaGAACTTTGTGTTGTGCCTTgatgcatgaaaacaaataaacaacaattaatgaaaaattcacagtttacttttttttacatatgtACATTTGACTTTTATACGTGATGACTCTGTTTGATCCGTCCTCCTTTATCCAGGTGATCTTCAGTCTCCACTTGCTATGGAATATCAACAGATCAGGTGTTGCAAGATCATCCAGACTGGAATCCTCTGCACAAGTTTTACCATCCAAAATGTGCAAATTGAAAAGGTCTATGAGCTGAAGGAAAGTCCTGCTGTTCACCTCACAGCTTATGGTGACAACATTATTTCTGAAGCATATTGTAGGCCCATCATAAGTTCAACAGGGCAGTTCTCTCGGGGAAGACCGCCCTCTTGCCCCTCACTGGCATATAATACCTGATCTCCTTCCAAAacctggaggaaggagagagggacggTGACAGCTGTGCGTCCCCTTCAcccttctcctcatcctctctcctcatcatacatgtcctcctcctttgcCTCTTCCTTTGCTCCTTCCACCAACACACTGCACCCTGCTTCTTCCTCAGGTGTTGCACCGACTCCGGGAAGAGAGCCAGCTGAGCCGGGGTGATCTCTTCCAACTCAACCAGAACCACCTGTAAAGCAGCAACTCAAGTTAGAATCAGAATACTGTGTTTCAGTACAGAACTAAAGAAAGTTTAAATCAATGAAACCATCATTtttaagaacagattttttcttttgcaggtgCATATGCAAATCTGCAGGTGAGGGACCAGATGTGTGGGGCAGCAAGTGTTCTATTTTCCTAGTTTGGGAACACATTGACTGAAATGCAAAGGCCATCCATTTTTCAATTCATCTGAGTTCATATAAAGATAGCTGTAAATAGAGATGAGACTAAATGTTCTAGGACCTAGAACACAATAagtgatattgttttttatcgTTAAATGTTCGCTTTGTGTGATAAAAGAAGCAAGTCGACAGAGCTTTGACCAAGGTATCTGATGTCTTCACTGGAAGACCCAAAATAGTGCCAGTTGCCCCCAGCATCTAATTCGTCATCAGACGATAGCCGATGGGCTCAAAAAGAAAATCGTGCACTGTGAGCTATATAAACCAATAacaatttatttctgtttcaacATTGGGACAGAAGAACTCCACTGGACCTGGGTTGCACTAAAGACCTTCCTCTATGCAGGAATTACATTTGTGTCGGTAAAACATTAATCCCCTGACCACAATCGTCTGGTTGTTCACCTTGAGCGATCCCTCCAGTAGTGATTTGTGCATTGCTAGCAGAACCTCCAGATTCTCCCTCGTGTCTGGATAGACTTCTTCACTTCTTTTGCCGCTGCCGCCCTCAACCATCTTGCTTTCACCGTTGTCTTCGCTGTTGTTGTTCTTAGAGAGGTTGTTATTGTTGCTGCTCGAGCTGCTtgtgctgcttgtgtgttttttgctgcTGAAAGTGGAGGCGGTGTAGAGCAAGAGGAGGCGCCGGCTGGCTTGTATGTTCTCCTCCACTGAGTCCACTATGGCTGGAAGAGGAAacgagaagatggagagaaatgttGGACTTCCATTAAAGAAATAGACCAATGTAGCTTTGACTGGACTCCATCTATGAGTTAATACAGTGTCATCTCTGCCATGCAGGAGACTTACCCTCCCCAGGGACACAGTCACGGCCTGCTATGAAGAGTTTGTAGCCACAGGCCTTTTCCAACACTCGGGGCAGAGTCTGGAGGGTGAAGGTCTCCACCTCCTTGCTGAATCCAATGTCACAGGGCTGTAGGCATGCCACATAGGCGTCATACAACCTCCCATCCATATCTGacacaggagagaagaagagtttaTCAAGGGCATGGGGATACATCTCAACTCATTCTGTGGTCTGAAgtcacacactgctgcacacactGCTTTATTCTTATAAGCAAGTTATAAATGATGCAATTCTATCATGTCAGATTTGGGTGCTATGGCCAAGAAATTATTGGGACTAATTCATGATTGATTTTATACAAAATGCAGAATTCAAATCACAACTCCAAAACGAATGTTGTAAGATGTCTTTGCCTCTGAAACTGGTTTCACTTTTAACTGTTCATGCATCTACGTGTTTGTATTGACAGTTGTCAAGAAATGCACCATGAAATACTTTctattatcattgttattatttctaGAAGTTTAGGTCTGTTTGGTTCCGTTATCATTCTCTTCAACATCATTACATATCCAACTGGTTGAAGAGTCAACCTTAGATTTAAAaatttgggatcaataaagtacatctatccatctatccatctatccatctatccatctatctatctatctatctatctatctatctatctatctatctatctatctatctatctatctatctatctatctatctatctatctatttaacTTAAAGCAGTTGTTCAAATACAATCAGgaactttaaaatgttctgttgCCAAATCAGCGAGTTACACTGAAATGTGCTGACAGTCCTGTGGTAAGTTGGTTTCCTTGCCCTGTTGAGCAGTCAGGTATGACGTAGAGGTTCAGATTGTGAGGTTGTGTTGCAAGGTCAAAGCATCATTGTGGGTTTTTGAGTGTTGTGACTGTGTTTTCGATGCTATCGCTGCTTGCATGTGACTGATAACATGCTTTCTGTGAGATACTACCTTTGTTGGTGTAGAGGACTGGAAACACTCTCCTGAAGCACAGCACGATGTCGACTTTAAACATGTAGTAGATGATGACACTGATAATGAAGAAAACCATCACACAACCAAACAGGGACCCAATAGGAATCAGGATGTTTGGATCTGCAGAGACATACACCACAGAATGCTTTcagagaatttcttcaaatttggtacaaagtTTCACTTTTCtcatggatgaactgattagactGGAGGTTGacggtcaaaggtcaagagcACTGTGAcccaggggcggctcctggtgcAGGTGagataggcggttgcctaggccGCAAATTGCT
Proteins encoded in this region:
- the LOC133967626 gene encoding interleukin-1 receptor type 1 → MRVLEGTGWVCCLLAALLLTFAAANNHSGETETHHASAGRLLLLKCHFGHAHNNVTWSRAGTQNGSLPSGVEVRAGLLWFLPVQTSHAGTYTCVKRYKTGPLKRNFGLSVSSGECPDPSESISTSSGVSPGLPCKQREIFHLNNSKSIRWMKDCRLIKPMSLKEDGYMRLHPASKEDAGNYTCLVDVSLDGRTYTAARSIQLTMTDITKIAEPELLFPRGQVVLVEVGMRAELECKALIVGSEDHITYMYWTIGGTFTEEHEGLKESWKFIRDSGKVYGLSTLSISKVPRLFLDVPIHCHIMTRTGKKDGLVLLQEADHSAFYTTIALCLTAIVASLALAAGFLFFKIDVVLAYRKLLRYFSKQAPDGKLYDGYVSFLHPDTLSSSETENFALHILPEELEKKHGYSLYIRGRDDCPGEALHDVIAATLQKCCRLIIILSHETKSPTEVQTEEMSPLCDDQNQLCYEQTIGIYDALTQNDTRVILVEIGGPVDYNRLPESLHYIKRKQGALKWEKASPGTHSLSKLHSNRKFWKKLRYHMPSVPVGNTRQLFNPSEKLDPASNIDVNFVTS